One Indicator indicator isolate 239-I01 chromosome 21, UM_Iind_1.1, whole genome shotgun sequence DNA segment encodes these proteins:
- the UNC93B1 gene encoding protein unc-93 homolog B1, translated as MQAPSSEATMEKDLNCYQDAAKPVAGNRLGAEGPEAQLDDFVGAPPDYNEEEEEQKYFRRKRLGVVKNVVAASLALTLTYAVYLGLLQMQLILHYDETYREVKYSNIQLEDIDRKVLMGINVTPVVALLYTPVLIRFLGTKWAMFLAVGIYALFVSSNYWERYYTLVPSAVAIGVAIVPLWASTGNYITRMAQKYYEYTSYKEEYIQEQERAPRGAFNTYIIIFQTVFYACFHLSFVCAQMPMLFFLNNYLYHHNHTLAGVKHCGTLSHGTLAGLNKTVLQSLPRSVNLIIVESALMAAAFLAMLLVLVLCGSAYRPTEEIDLRSIGWGNIFQLPFKHMRDYRLRHLLPFFIYSGFEVLFACTGFTLNYGVCVLGLEKLADLLMAYGFSASVCSSLALCTLRLRRQVPLLAGGLVHTALLVTLFCWAPEPQHLLQAPLLYTIAVLWGMGSALNKTGISILLGMLYEDKERQDFIFTIYHWWQAVAIFTVYLWSGLPMKAKLSIMLLTLWVAAGSYLRMEHKLGQHVAYRLPRIPRPHHTMRGYRYVEEDNSDEPGSEGEEAANGDDRHPAASRDKLPNDDEEHLD; from the exons ATGCAAG CCCCCTCTTCAGAGGCCACAATGGAGAAGGACCTCAACTGCTACCAGGACGCAGCCAAGCCAGTGGCCGGTAACAGGTTGGGCGCTGAGGGGCCAGAGGCACAG CTGGACGATTTTGTGGGTGCTCCCCCCGACTACaacgaggaggaggaggagcagaagtATTTCCGCCGCAAGCGCCTGGGGGTGGTGAAGAACGTGgtggctgccagcctggccctcaCCCTCACCTATGCTGTCTACCTGG GCCTCCTGCAGATGCAGCTGATCCTCCACTACGACGAGACTTACCGGGAGGTGAAGTACAGCAACATCCAACTGGAGGACATCGACCGCAAGGTCCTGATGGGCATCAACGTCACCCCGGTGGTGGCACTGCTCTACACACCCGTCCTCATCCG GTTCTTGGGCACCAAGTGGGCCATGTTCCTGGCAGTTGGCATCTACGCCCTCTTCGTCTCCAGCAACTACTGGGAGCGCTACTACACGCTGGTGCCCTCCGCCGTGGCCATCGGGGTGGCCATCGTGCCGCTCTGGGCTTCCACGGGGAACTACATCACGAG GATGGCGCAGAAGTACTACGAGTACACCAGCTACAAAGAGGAGTACATCCAGGAGCAGGAGCGAGCACCGCGAGGTGCCTTCAACACCTACATCATCATCTTCCAGACTGTCTTCTATGCCTGCTTCCAT CTGAGCTTCGTCTGTGCGCAGATGCCCATGCTCTTCTTCCTCAACAACTACCTCTACCACCACAACCACACACTCGCTGGGGTCAAGCACTGCG GTACCCTGAGCCACGGCACCTTAGCTGGCCTCAACAAGACAGTTCTTCAGAGCCTTCCTCGCAGCGTCAACCTCATCATCGTGGAGAGCGCCTTGATGGCAGCTGCCTTCCTCGCCATGCTGCTG gtgctggtgctgtgtgGCTCAGCCTATCGACCCACGGAGGAGATCGACCTGCGCAGCATCGGCTGGGGGAACATCTTCCAGCTGCCCTTCAAGCACATGAGAGACTATCGCCTGCGccacctcctccccttcttcatCTACAGCGGCTTCGAGGTGCTCTTCGCCTGCACCGGCTTCACCTTG AACTACGGGGTGTGTgtcctggggctggagaagttGGCAGATCTCCTCATGGCCTACGGCTTCTCGGCTTCGGTgtgctccagcctggcactctgCACCCTGCGCCTGCGCCGGCAGGTCCCACTGCTGGCTGGTGGCCTTGTCCACACTGCCCTCCTGGTGACCCTCTTCTGCTGGGCACCTGaaccccagcacctcctccagGCACCTCTGCTCTACACCATCGCCGTGCTCTGGGGCATGGGCAGTGCCCTCAACAAGACGGGCATCAGCA TCCTCCTGGGCATGCTGTATGAGGACAAGGAGCGCCAAGACTTCATCTTCACCATCTACCACTGGTGGCAAGCTGTGGCCATCTTCACCGTCTACCTGTGGTCGGGGCTCCCCATGAAG GCCAAGCTCTCCATCATGCTGCTGACGCTGTGGGTGGCAGCGGGGTCCTACCTGCGGATGGAGCACAAGCTGGGGCAGCACGTGGCCTACCGCCTGCCCCGCATCCCTCGCCCGCACCACACCATGCGTGGCTACCGCTACGTGGAGGAGGACAACTCGGACGAGCCCGGCTCGGAGGGTGAGGAAGCTGCCAACGGTGATGATCGACACCCAGCCGCCAGCAGGGACAAGCTGCCAAACGATGACGAGGAACATCTGGATTAG